The Channa argus isolate prfri chromosome 22, Channa argus male v1.0, whole genome shotgun sequence genome has a window encoding:
- the LOC137107694 gene encoding rho GTPase-activating protein 24-like isoform X2, whose protein sequence is MGLSCFKSWKHDTTGHKGNRDVLASPGSYFFLSNSAGQGDEWLKSLKKGVWIPFTGVFGQRLEETVLYERRYGLRLVPLVVEQCVNFIRERGLHEVGLFRQPGQASQVRELQEAFDAGERPSFDSSTDVHTVASLLKLYLRQLPEPLVPYSHYKDFLLCAQKLTNDHSLGLRELRSLLHELPVTNFNLLNYVCQFLNEVHSYSGSNKMSDQNLATVFGPNILRAKAEDPQSIMGAAALVHVLMLQLIREHESLFAKAPLHTSVHPPGGLHASPSGQRQPHLHPLPCFRQLSLPLIAQSSKDTGTHITDNPNCIASAAVKSNLSSGQKRHLGHRYTSSHPENCFYPLPSSSQHLEHHPGRYNVNCHQHHVELGPSSANFQASTTSLHFQDPLQDSKPRLTLMGWTKAWPDPGEAGTGFWSSGAADQDGAVSGGSSEPQEDSTPSAYDNLDRVPLCQKMKDETSGHSELNDPGSHSGTCKEEAELEEEVQTRDTSSSWSSCEVLPLDEINAVEGVTPHKPSIKHKILPSNQMAENENSDNDDPEDNNNDEDNDDDDDIQHPNSPVSCSVIGDSPLSTGSSEVFLPSGPPDSQVSQPKDAQSLLADLRQQMARQKSEYQATIQRLERCNDALERQVAMLQVSLEQQKCSRSVAEIKIRNMEHAKADADRRNTTLQREMELFFQMHGEIKRKRVDEVGRGGGSL, encoded by the exons ATGGGACTCAGCTGCTTTAAGTCTTGGAAACATGACACTACAGGCCACAaag GTAACAGAGATGTGTTGGCCAGCCCAGGCTCGTATTTCTTCCTTTCAAACAGTGCCGGTCAGGGGGACGAGTGGCTGAAGAGCCTCAAAAAGGGAGTCTGGATCCCTTTCACAg GGGTCTTTGGTCAGCGTCTGGAGGAGACAGTTCTCTATGAACGACGTTATGGGTTGCGCTTGGTTCCTCTTGTGGTCGAGCAGTGTGTCAACTTCATCCGGGAGCGTGGCTTGCATGAGGTGGGCTTGTTTCGTCAACCGGGACAGGCTAGTCAGGTCAGAGAGCTGCAGGAGGCTTTTGATGCAGGAGAGAGACCATCCTTTGACAG TAGCACAGACGTCCATACAGTGGCATCATTGCTTAAGCTCTACCTCAGACAGCTGCCGGAGCCTTTGGTCCCTTATAGCCACTACAAAGACTTTCTGCTCTGCGCACAGAAGCTGACGAATGACCACTCACTG ggTTTAAGGGAATTGAGGAGTTTACTTCATGAGCTGCCAGTTACAAACTTCAATCTACTCAACTATGTCTGCCA GTTTCTCAATGAGGTCCACAGTTACTCTGGCAGTAACAAGATGAGTGACCAGAACTTGGCCACTGTATTTGGGCCAAATATCCTCAGAGCCAAAGCTGAAGACCCACAAAGTATCATGGGAG CTGCAGCTTTGGTCCATGTGCTGATGTTGCAGCTGATAAGAGAGCACGAATCGCTGTTCGCCAAAGCCCCTCTACACACCTCTGTCCATCCACCTGGAGGTTTGCATGCATCACCAAGTGGTCAGAGGCAGCCTCATCTTCACCCGTTGCCCTGCTTTCGCCAGCTGTCTCTACCTCTCATTGCACAATCCTCCAaagacacaggaacacacaTCACGGACAATCCCAA CTGTATTGCATCTGCTGCAGTCAAATCCAACTTGTCTTCTGGCCAGAAACGACATCTTGGTCACCGCTACACCTCCTCCCATCCAGAGAACTGCTTCTACCCTCTGCCTTCCTCCAGTCAGCACCTTGAGCACCATCCTGGTAGATATAACGTTAACTGCCACCAGCACCATGTTGAGCTAGGACCGTCTTCTGCAAATTTTCAAGCCTCTACAACCAGCCTCCACTTTCAAGACCCACTGCAGGACTCTAAGCCCAGACTTACGCTCATGGGTTGGACAAAGGCCTGGCCAGACCCAGGAGAGGCTGGAACTGGTTTCTGGAGCTCAGGTGCTGCAGATCAAGACGGTGCAGTTAGTGGGGGCAGCAGTGAGCCTCAGGAGGACAGCACCCCTTCAGCCTATGACAACTTAGACAGAGTGCCTTTATGTCAGAAGATGAAGGATGAAACTAGTGGCCATTCTGAGTTAAATGATCCAGGAAGTCACAGTGGAACTTGTAAAGAAGAGGCAGAGCTAGAAGAGGAGGTGCAGACAAGGGACACCTCCTCTTCATGGTCTTCCTGCGAAGTTCTACCACTAGACGAGATTAATGCTGTGGAAGGTGTTACTCCTCATAAGccatcaataaaacataaaattctaCCTTCGAATCAGatggcagaaaatgaaaacagtgataATGATGATCCTGAAgacaataataatgatgaagacaatgatgatgacgatgacaTCCAACACCCTAACTCCCCAGTCTCCTGCTCTGTAATCGGTGACAGTCCTCTCAGTACAGGCAGCTCAGAGGTGTTCCTCCCCTCTGGCCCTCCAGATTCCCAGGTGTCACAACCCAAAGATGCTCAGTCACTCCTAGCTGATTTACGTCAGCAGATGGCCAGGCAGAAATCAGAGTACCAGGCCACGATACAGAG GTTGGAACGCTGTAATGATGCGCTTGAGCGGCAGGTGGCAATGCTGCAAGTCAGTCTGGAGCAGCAGAAGTGCAGCAGAAGTGTTGCTGAGATCAAGATCCGCAACATGGAGCACGCTAAAGCAGATGCTGACCGCAGGAACACCACACTACAGAGGGAGATGGAGCTATTCTTCCAGATGCATGGAGAGATCAAGAGAAAAAGAGTAGATGAAGTaggaagaggaggtgggagTCTCTGA
- the LOC137107694 gene encoding rho GTPase-activating protein 24-like isoform X1, with translation MGLSCFKSWKHDTTGHKGNRDVLASPGSYFFLSNSAGQGDEWLKSLKKGVWIPFTGVFGQRLEETVLYERRYGLRLVPLVVEQCVNFIRERGLHEVGLFRQPGQASQVRELQEAFDAGERPSFDSSTDVHTVASLLKLYLRQLPEPLVPYSHYKDFLLCAQKLTNDHSLGLRELRSLLHELPVTNFNLLNYVCQFLNEVHSYSGSNKMSDQNLATVFGPNILRAKAEDPQSIMGGRLTSSAALVHVLMLQLIREHESLFAKAPLHTSVHPPGGLHASPSGQRQPHLHPLPCFRQLSLPLIAQSSKDTGTHITDNPNCIASAAVKSNLSSGQKRHLGHRYTSSHPENCFYPLPSSSQHLEHHPGRYNVNCHQHHVELGPSSANFQASTTSLHFQDPLQDSKPRLTLMGWTKAWPDPGEAGTGFWSSGAADQDGAVSGGSSEPQEDSTPSAYDNLDRVPLCQKMKDETSGHSELNDPGSHSGTCKEEAELEEEVQTRDTSSSWSSCEVLPLDEINAVEGVTPHKPSIKHKILPSNQMAENENSDNDDPEDNNNDEDNDDDDDIQHPNSPVSCSVIGDSPLSTGSSEVFLPSGPPDSQVSQPKDAQSLLADLRQQMARQKSEYQATIQRLERCNDALERQVAMLQVSLEQQKCSRSVAEIKIRNMEHAKADADRRNTTLQREMELFFQMHGEIKRKRVDEVGRGGGSL, from the exons ATGGGACTCAGCTGCTTTAAGTCTTGGAAACATGACACTACAGGCCACAaag GTAACAGAGATGTGTTGGCCAGCCCAGGCTCGTATTTCTTCCTTTCAAACAGTGCCGGTCAGGGGGACGAGTGGCTGAAGAGCCTCAAAAAGGGAGTCTGGATCCCTTTCACAg GGGTCTTTGGTCAGCGTCTGGAGGAGACAGTTCTCTATGAACGACGTTATGGGTTGCGCTTGGTTCCTCTTGTGGTCGAGCAGTGTGTCAACTTCATCCGGGAGCGTGGCTTGCATGAGGTGGGCTTGTTTCGTCAACCGGGACAGGCTAGTCAGGTCAGAGAGCTGCAGGAGGCTTTTGATGCAGGAGAGAGACCATCCTTTGACAG TAGCACAGACGTCCATACAGTGGCATCATTGCTTAAGCTCTACCTCAGACAGCTGCCGGAGCCTTTGGTCCCTTATAGCCACTACAAAGACTTTCTGCTCTGCGCACAGAAGCTGACGAATGACCACTCACTG ggTTTAAGGGAATTGAGGAGTTTACTTCATGAGCTGCCAGTTACAAACTTCAATCTACTCAACTATGTCTGCCA GTTTCTCAATGAGGTCCACAGTTACTCTGGCAGTAACAAGATGAGTGACCAGAACTTGGCCACTGTATTTGGGCCAAATATCCTCAGAGCCAAAGCTGAAGACCCACAAAGTATCATGGGAGGTAGACTGACAAGCT CTGCAGCTTTGGTCCATGTGCTGATGTTGCAGCTGATAAGAGAGCACGAATCGCTGTTCGCCAAAGCCCCTCTACACACCTCTGTCCATCCACCTGGAGGTTTGCATGCATCACCAAGTGGTCAGAGGCAGCCTCATCTTCACCCGTTGCCCTGCTTTCGCCAGCTGTCTCTACCTCTCATTGCACAATCCTCCAaagacacaggaacacacaTCACGGACAATCCCAA CTGTATTGCATCTGCTGCAGTCAAATCCAACTTGTCTTCTGGCCAGAAACGACATCTTGGTCACCGCTACACCTCCTCCCATCCAGAGAACTGCTTCTACCCTCTGCCTTCCTCCAGTCAGCACCTTGAGCACCATCCTGGTAGATATAACGTTAACTGCCACCAGCACCATGTTGAGCTAGGACCGTCTTCTGCAAATTTTCAAGCCTCTACAACCAGCCTCCACTTTCAAGACCCACTGCAGGACTCTAAGCCCAGACTTACGCTCATGGGTTGGACAAAGGCCTGGCCAGACCCAGGAGAGGCTGGAACTGGTTTCTGGAGCTCAGGTGCTGCAGATCAAGACGGTGCAGTTAGTGGGGGCAGCAGTGAGCCTCAGGAGGACAGCACCCCTTCAGCCTATGACAACTTAGACAGAGTGCCTTTATGTCAGAAGATGAAGGATGAAACTAGTGGCCATTCTGAGTTAAATGATCCAGGAAGTCACAGTGGAACTTGTAAAGAAGAGGCAGAGCTAGAAGAGGAGGTGCAGACAAGGGACACCTCCTCTTCATGGTCTTCCTGCGAAGTTCTACCACTAGACGAGATTAATGCTGTGGAAGGTGTTACTCCTCATAAGccatcaataaaacataaaattctaCCTTCGAATCAGatggcagaaaatgaaaacagtgataATGATGATCCTGAAgacaataataatgatgaagacaatgatgatgacgatgacaTCCAACACCCTAACTCCCCAGTCTCCTGCTCTGTAATCGGTGACAGTCCTCTCAGTACAGGCAGCTCAGAGGTGTTCCTCCCCTCTGGCCCTCCAGATTCCCAGGTGTCACAACCCAAAGATGCTCAGTCACTCCTAGCTGATTTACGTCAGCAGATGGCCAGGCAGAAATCAGAGTACCAGGCCACGATACAGAG GTTGGAACGCTGTAATGATGCGCTTGAGCGGCAGGTGGCAATGCTGCAAGTCAGTCTGGAGCAGCAGAAGTGCAGCAGAAGTGTTGCTGAGATCAAGATCCGCAACATGGAGCACGCTAAAGCAGATGCTGACCGCAGGAACACCACACTACAGAGGGAGATGGAGCTATTCTTCCAGATGCATGGAGAGATCAAGAGAAAAAGAGTAGATGAAGTaggaagaggaggtgggagTCTCTGA
- the LOC137107696 gene encoding putative monooxygenase p33MONOX isoform X3, protein MSGSGDLPAIEGSGIAGMKLPMGMTRRALSYDDNLEAPMSTPPHDISINNLWRRPVIPERKFTRLAEENESGEVSQPSMSESIPSRSSGVVKTKASSIIMNSLITKQTQDSVYTFEQRAGLTDASYTPHKGLTAEETRHHHRMPDSLQKLQIQSMEAREERQSSSAQSTPSNTPHNSPKQQRRSWFSSTGSEVSLSSSNSSVDMAGGDSATGGVGGAVERWSMFGPRPLVQKSTSDLGSDPANTAGFAVQAYRGAQKPSPMEVMKSQATRLADNPAIQKVAPPKMEIPTVEGRQQGSRPHKLKHRDMNILTPSGF, encoded by the exons ATGTCTGGTTCAGGCGACTTACCAG cCATTGAAGGTTCTGGGATAGCCGGGATGAAGCTTCCCATGGGCATGACCCGGCGAGCTCTCAGCTACGATGATAACCTCGAGGCCCCGATGTCCACACCCCCCCACGACATCAGCATCAACAACCTGTGGAGACGACCCGTCATACCAGAAAGAAAATTCACACGCCTAGCTGAA gaGAATGAGAGTGGTGAAGTGAGTCAACCTTCGATGTCAGAAAGTATCCCCTCCAGGTCATCAGGTGTAGTGAAAACCAAGGCCTCCTCCATCATCATGAATTCTCTCATCACCA aACAGACTCAGGATAGTGTGTACACATTTGAGCAGCGGGCAGGGCTTACCGACGCTAGCTACACTCCCCACAAAGGCCTCACCGCCGAAGAGACAAGACACCACCACCGCATGCCTGATTCCCTCCAG AAACTCCAGATCCAGAGCATGGAGGCCCGAGAAGAACGCCAGAGCTCGTCAGCTCAGTCCACTCCCTCCAACACACCTCACAACTCTCCAAAACAACAACGCAG gaGCTGGTTCAGCAGCACAGGTTCAGAGGTCAGCCTTAGTTCCTCCAACAGCAGTGTGGACATGGCAGGAGGAGACTCTGCAACTGGGGGAGTAGGGGGTGCAGTTGAACGGTGGAGCATGTTTGGTCCTCGCCCATTAGTCCAGAAGTCAACTTCTGACCTAGGATCAGATCCTGCAAACACAG CAGGCTTTGCGGTGCAGGCATACCGTGGTGCACAAAAGCCGAGTCCTATGGAGGTAATGAAGTCACAGGCCACACGGCTGGCTGACAACCCTGCCATTCAGAAAGTGGCCCCTCCCAAGATGGAGATTCCAACAGTTGAAGGCCGACAACAGGGATCACGACCCCACAAGCTCAAACACCGTGATATGAACATCTTGACACCCTCTGGCTTTTAA
- the LOC137107696 gene encoding putative monooxygenase p33MONOX isoform X1, producing the protein MSKNTNKLHYMYTIEGSGIAGMKLPMGMTRRALSYDDNLEAPMSTPPHDISINNLWRRPVIPERKFTRLAEENESGEVSQPSMSESIPSRSSGVVKTKASSIIMNSLITKQTQDSVYTFEQRAGLTDASYTPHKGLTAEETRHHHRMPDSLQKLQIQSMEAREERQSSSAQSTPSNTPHNSPKQQRRSWFSSTGSEVSLSSSNSSVDMAGGDSATGGVGGAVERWSMFGPRPLVQKSTSDLGSDPANTAGFAVQAYRGAQKPSPMEVMKSQATRLADNPAIQKVAPPKMEIPTVEGRQQGSRPHKLKHRDMNILTPSGF; encoded by the exons ATGAGCAAAAACACTAACAAGTTGCATTACATGTATA cCATTGAAGGTTCTGGGATAGCCGGGATGAAGCTTCCCATGGGCATGACCCGGCGAGCTCTCAGCTACGATGATAACCTCGAGGCCCCGATGTCCACACCCCCCCACGACATCAGCATCAACAACCTGTGGAGACGACCCGTCATACCAGAAAGAAAATTCACACGCCTAGCTGAA gaGAATGAGAGTGGTGAAGTGAGTCAACCTTCGATGTCAGAAAGTATCCCCTCCAGGTCATCAGGTGTAGTGAAAACCAAGGCCTCCTCCATCATCATGAATTCTCTCATCACCA aACAGACTCAGGATAGTGTGTACACATTTGAGCAGCGGGCAGGGCTTACCGACGCTAGCTACACTCCCCACAAAGGCCTCACCGCCGAAGAGACAAGACACCACCACCGCATGCCTGATTCCCTCCAG AAACTCCAGATCCAGAGCATGGAGGCCCGAGAAGAACGCCAGAGCTCGTCAGCTCAGTCCACTCCCTCCAACACACCTCACAACTCTCCAAAACAACAACGCAG gaGCTGGTTCAGCAGCACAGGTTCAGAGGTCAGCCTTAGTTCCTCCAACAGCAGTGTGGACATGGCAGGAGGAGACTCTGCAACTGGGGGAGTAGGGGGTGCAGTTGAACGGTGGAGCATGTTTGGTCCTCGCCCATTAGTCCAGAAGTCAACTTCTGACCTAGGATCAGATCCTGCAAACACAG CAGGCTTTGCGGTGCAGGCATACCGTGGTGCACAAAAGCCGAGTCCTATGGAGGTAATGAAGTCACAGGCCACACGGCTGGCTGACAACCCTGCCATTCAGAAAGTGGCCCCTCCCAAGATGGAGATTCCAACAGTTGAAGGCCGACAACAGGGATCACGACCCCACAAGCTCAAACACCGTGATATGAACATCTTGACACCCTCTGGCTTTTAA
- the LOC137107696 gene encoding putative monooxygenase p33MONOX isoform X2 encodes MSKNTNKLHYMYTIEGSGIAGMKLPMGMTRRALSYDDNLEAPMSTPPHDISINNLWRRPVIPERKFTRLAEENESGEVSQPSMSESIPSRSSGVVKTKASSIIMNSLITKQTQDSVYTFEQRAGLTDASYTPHKGLTAEETRHHHRMPDSLQKLQIQSMEAREERQSSSAQSTPSNTPHNSPKQQRRSWFSSTGSEVSLSSSNSSVDMAGGDSATGGVGGAVERWSMFGPRPLVQKSTSDLGSDPANTGFAVQAYRGAQKPSPMEVMKSQATRLADNPAIQKVAPPKMEIPTVEGRQQGSRPHKLKHRDMNILTPSGF; translated from the exons ATGAGCAAAAACACTAACAAGTTGCATTACATGTATA cCATTGAAGGTTCTGGGATAGCCGGGATGAAGCTTCCCATGGGCATGACCCGGCGAGCTCTCAGCTACGATGATAACCTCGAGGCCCCGATGTCCACACCCCCCCACGACATCAGCATCAACAACCTGTGGAGACGACCCGTCATACCAGAAAGAAAATTCACACGCCTAGCTGAA gaGAATGAGAGTGGTGAAGTGAGTCAACCTTCGATGTCAGAAAGTATCCCCTCCAGGTCATCAGGTGTAGTGAAAACCAAGGCCTCCTCCATCATCATGAATTCTCTCATCACCA aACAGACTCAGGATAGTGTGTACACATTTGAGCAGCGGGCAGGGCTTACCGACGCTAGCTACACTCCCCACAAAGGCCTCACCGCCGAAGAGACAAGACACCACCACCGCATGCCTGATTCCCTCCAG AAACTCCAGATCCAGAGCATGGAGGCCCGAGAAGAACGCCAGAGCTCGTCAGCTCAGTCCACTCCCTCCAACACACCTCACAACTCTCCAAAACAACAACGCAG gaGCTGGTTCAGCAGCACAGGTTCAGAGGTCAGCCTTAGTTCCTCCAACAGCAGTGTGGACATGGCAGGAGGAGACTCTGCAACTGGGGGAGTAGGGGGTGCAGTTGAACGGTGGAGCATGTTTGGTCCTCGCCCATTAGTCCAGAAGTCAACTTCTGACCTAGGATCAGATCCTGCAAACACAG GCTTTGCGGTGCAGGCATACCGTGGTGCACAAAAGCCGAGTCCTATGGAGGTAATGAAGTCACAGGCCACACGGCTGGCTGACAACCCTGCCATTCAGAAAGTGGCCCCTCCCAAGATGGAGATTCCAACAGTTGAAGGCCGACAACAGGGATCACGACCCCACAAGCTCAAACACCGTGATATGAACATCTTGACACCCTCTGGCTTTTAA